The segment TCTACATCACCATTTACGCTGATGATCTGACGGAGCTTGACCGAGTGGAGTCGGAAATAAAATCTATTCTGGAAGCAAAGCTCGTGTATCTAAAACCCGCGCTTTTCCAGCAAGAAGAGGGCTATAAAAGCGTTATTCCTATTGGGACTGACCTCTTGAACGTGCACTCAAAATTAAATTCATCTCCTCTCTCCAGCCTTTTTCCATTTGTCTCGTTTGACCTCACTTCAGACAAGGGTATCCTCTACGGCATCAACCGGCACAATTCAAGTTTGGTGCTCTTTGACCGGTTTAGCCTTGAAAACTATAATTCGGTTATTTTCGCGAAGGCAGGTTCGGGAAAATCATTTTCAACAAAACTGGAGATCCTGCGTACGCTTATGTTTGATACCGACGTGATCGTCATTGACCCCGAGCGAGAATATGAATATCTGGCGGAAGCGACAGGGGGACGTTACTTCAACATTTCCCTCACCTCAAAACACCACATTAATCCGTTTGACCTTCCTGTTCCGCGGGAAGACGAATCTCCCGCCGACGTACTGCGTTCAAACATCATCACGTTGGTCGGATTGTTTAGGATCATACTCGGCGGACTCTCTCCCGAAGAAGACTCTATTATGGACCGGGCTATTGCCGAGACTTACGCGCTGAAAGATATTACTCCGGAATCTGATTTTGCGAGCATCGCGCCGCCTCTCATGTCTGATTTTGAGCTCGTGCTTGCCGGCATGGAAGGAGGGGAGTCGCTTCTGCAGAGACTTTCCAAATATACCAGAGGTACCTGGTCCGGGTTCATCAACAATCCTACCAATGTGGATATCAATAAAAAATTTGTGGTCTTCTCGGTGCGCGACATGGAAGACGAGTTGAAACCCGCCGCCATGTATATTGTGATGCACTTTATATGGAACTCGGTGAGAAAGAACTTGAAAAAACGTCTCTTGGTGATTGACGAGGCGTGGTGGATGATGAAGTCGGAAGACACGGCGTCATTCTTGTTCGGACTTGCCAAGCGAGGAAGAAAATATTACTTGGGACTCGCAACTATTACTCAAGACGTGGGCGATTTTCTCAAATCTCCTTACGGCCTCCCCATCATCAC is part of the Patescibacteria group bacterium genome and harbors:
- a CDS encoding DUF87 domain-containing protein — encoded protein: MSFIDTLFGKNKKEQEVTPILPQEIYESAVLELKDVIAPSALKITPREFNLGDKIARTFFVISYPRFLSDSWFSPIINLDRVFDVSIFIHPVDTAHVLRQFQTKVAEVQSQISMREEKGLVRDPMLDTAYSDLEDLRNKLQQAQERLFDVGLYITIYADDLTELDRVESEIKSILEAKLVYLKPALFQQEEGYKSVIPIGTDLLNVHSKLNSSPLSSLFPFVSFDLTSDKGILYGINRHNSSLVLFDRFSLENYNSVIFAKAGSGKSFSTKLEILRTLMFDTDVIVIDPEREYEYLAEATGGRYFNISLTSKHHINPFDLPVPREDESPADVLRSNIITLVGLFRIILGGLSPEEDSIMDRAIAETYALKDITPESDFASIAPPLMSDFELVLAGMEGGESLLQRLSKYTRGTWSGFINNPTNVDINKKFVVFSVRDMEDELKPAAMYIVMHFIWNSVRKNLKKRLLVIDEAWWMMKSEDTASFLFGLAKRGRKYYLGLATITQDVGDFLKSPYGLPIITNSSIQILLKQSPTSIDLVQQTFNLTDEEKFLLLESDVGEGIFFAGLKHVAIKVLASYTEEQIITSDPSQILMIKKAKQELKDARGAESDT